The archaeon genome includes the window CTCGAGGTATTTTCCGGTCGTGAACGCCACGTACTACTTCAACGTCAAGTTCTCCTTCGACGGGGGGTCATCGGTCACTCTCCCGGTCACGGCCAAGACTAACAACACCTACGCCCCCAGGACTTCAGTCTTTGAAATCACCCCACAACTCACTTCGTTTTCGGGCAATCTGAGCGGGCGCATGATGGTAACCATCACAGTCAACGACACCCTCGACGGGGCGAACTACACGGCCTCTCTCGACGTCTACGCGGCCAAGACCGGATACACGATGAGCGTGCTGTCGAATAGGACGGGTTGCGGGCTGGCATGGGGGACTGACTGCGCCGATGGAGTCACCATCGTGTCTAGCTTCTCCACCGTGGACACGGGCATTGGAACCGGAGGCAACTTCTATGCACTTGTGATCAACGACGAGTCCTACAGATATACGAACTTCGCCATCTGGGCAATCCCACAGAGGGGTTAGCCTCAGAGAGGTCCAGTTACGCGGCCTGCCCTATGTCGCCGTGAGGTTGCGAGGGTCCTCTTGTGGTGGCTTCCTTAGCCTACGATGGCGGAGCCGATACGCGATTGCCGCAAGGAGTAGGAAGAAGAGGATCAGCGCGAGGGCGAGAAGCATCCCGGGAGTGGGGAACTGGGCAGGGGCCTCCTCCACGGCTGAGGCGGTAGTCGAAGTGGTGATGACTTGGGTGTTGGAGATAGTGGTCGCGCGGCTCGTGGTCGATGTCGATGTCCTGGCGGGGAGGTCCCTGATTACTGAAATCGTATCGTTGTCAATGTTCGCGACATAGGCGAAGCCAGTGTAGTGGTCGACAGTCACTTCCGCTGGTGATCCTCCGACGGTGAGGTTAGCAATCGACCCCCAAGACTTCTCCTTGAAGACAGACACTGAGCCGTTGTCACTGTTCGCAACGTAGACGAGTCCGTCGACGCGGTCCACATCGACCGATGAGGGAGAGTAGCCCGTTGTTAGGTTCGCTATCGACTGGTAAGACGTCCCGCCGAAGACCGAAAGGGTATCGTCAGCCCCGTTGACCACGTACACGTTGCCGTTGGCAGGGTTCACAACCACCGAGTTCGGACCCCGGCCGAGGCTTACGTTGGCGGCCGACGTGTAGGTGGTCCCGCGAATCACTGAGAGCATTCTGTCCCTGGGGCTGACCACGTAGAGTGCCCCGGTGACTGAGTTCACGGCGATTGCATCGGGGGACCTTCCCACCGGAATGGTGAATAGCTCGGTGTAATTAGTCCCCGAGATTACCGAGACGTCGTTATCATCCCTGTTGACCACGTACACCCTCCTCGAACCCGGGTCGACGGCTACGGCCACTGGATTCGTGCCCACGGTCAGGTTGCCCACGACCTTGTTGTTGCTACCCCTGATCACTGAGACGAAGCTGTCGTTTTCGCTCACTACGTAGACCATGTGGATTGAAGGGTTGACCGCGATGGCGACCGGGTTGGCCCCGACTTGCACGGTCGCGATGACCTTGTCGGTCGCGGCCGAGATCACCGTGACAGTACCGTCCGCAGAGTTGGCGACGTAGATGACACTGGATATAGGGTCGACTGCGATGCTTACCGGTCTGTGCCCCACGTGGACTGTGGCGACTAGCGTTGGAAGGGCGTGGGCCTCAAAGCTCGAAGTCAAGTAGACCCCCATGATTAGGGCCAGTGTCAAGAGCGCCGCCAACCTTGTCGTGCGTGTGATTCCTTTTGGTCGGGTGTGTCCGAGTTCCAACCGATTGCGCACCGACCGAGTAATCTAGGAGGGCCTGCCCGGGTTCAATCGCCCGGCCTTCGCCTCATGTCGGTAGAGCGTGGGGCTGCCCATCCTAGAGTAGACGACAAGAACTGCGACATAGAATCCAAGGAAGATGGCGTAGCCTATCCAGTTGTGAAGGCCCCAGAGTGCCTCGGAGCCCCCGTCGTACCCGGCCCAGAGTAGGATCCCAATTCGGACACTGTTAAGGAAGACAAGGACGAGCACGCCGACGACTCCAGTCTTCAGGGTCGAGGCCTTGTCCTTTCGCAGGTCGAAGTGCATCAGCCCGAGGAGTCCCAAGAAGGTCGTGACTGAAAGTATGCTCGAGCACCCCGCGGTTATGGTCCCACTCACGACTTCGCCGGACCGGGATATGAGCTCAAACTGGGTGCCCTGCCAGGCGACGGGAATCCCCGAGAGATTCACGAGAAGGGCCGTGAGGGACGTTGAAAGTCCCGCCAATGGCTCACCAAAGGCGTATTGAATGCCAGACGGGGCCGTCACCCCTACCAAGTAGAGTGCTGCGTAGGGAAGGAGGAACTTCCTCGTTCTAGGGTTGATGACGAGGGACGCCCCATAGAAGGACATGATGAGGGTCGCGGCCGAGAGTTCAAGATACCTAGCCGTGAAAGGAGAGAAAGGTAGAGGAAGAAGAATCAGGGCCAGCCCGACGAGCCGGGTGCCTCTAGAACCCGAGAGTCCTTCCTCTCTCTGGAGGATCCCGTGGAATTCGTACCAACGGACGATGAAGAGTACGGCAAGCAGAGCTACGAACGGGATTGCTGGGAAGGAGCTCCCGAAGGTCTCGTCCAGCTTCCCGTCAAGGAGGCCGAAGAACGAGACCAACTGGCCCAAGTATAGCGTTGAAGAGATTGAAATGGCGAGGGCGAGCCAGAGGAAGAATCTGATGACGCCTCGGTCGGGGCGTCTCAAGGGCTACAGCCTTGGGATTGCCACGCGCCTAACTAGTACGTACGATGCGACTATGACCATAGTTGCAAGAATTATGAAGGTCAGGCCCATCGGGAACTCGGGAATGCCTCCAGGGGTTGTTCCTGTCCCGGTAGTCGAGGTCTGAGCCGTTGTGCTCGTGGAGGTCGTAGACGTCGACGTGGTGACGACGGCCCCTTCCTTTATCACTGAGACCGAGGCATCGTTCATGTTGGCCGCATAGGCCGCTCCGTTTGCCGATGTATCCACGCCTATGGCGTCGGGCTCGGCGCCAACTGTGACTGTTGCCAGCACGCTGTTGGTCGTCGCGTCCAGGATTGTCACGCTATCGGCGCCGTTGTTGACAAGGTAGACGCGCTTGGTCTGCGAATTGAATGCGACCCCGTTGGGAGTGTCGGCCACCGTGATGTTGGCTGTGATCTTGTTGCTCAACGTGTCGATTACGGCAAGGGTGGCAACGCCATCCACCGAGTAGAGTATGCCGCCGGCCGGGTTTATCGCAAGGGATGCTGGGGTCGGAGCTGAAATGTTGCCGACGAGGCTGTTGGTCGTCCCGTCGATCACGTCAATTCGGTCAGAACCCGCATCTGCGACATACACCATTCCGGTGGTGGGGTTGACCGCTATCGAGTCAGGGCTGTCACCAACGCTGACCGTGGCCACCGCGGTGTTGGTGCTGTCAACGACGGACACTGTGCCAATCAGATAGTTAGCCACGTAGACATTGCCTGTCGAGGGGTTCACGGCGACCGCGCTTGGCGAGGTCCCTACTGTTACGTTCGTGACGAAGGCGTTGGAGCTATCAAAGACCGCTATGCTGTTTCCGTCGGACTGGGCGACATACACCATCCCGTTCGATGGGTTCACTGCGACACCGGTCGCGCTTGAACCTACCGTAAGGTTTGCCTGCAGCGAGTTTGTGGCGGTGTCGAAGACGTAAAGCGTGTCGTCGGCCTGGTTCAGGACGTAGTACCTGCCGAGGGTCGGATTGACTGCGATTGAAACCGGGGTGATTCCAACGTTCACGGTAGTGGTGACCGAGAAGGTCACCGCGGCCTGGGCGGCTGGAACAAGAGCGAAACCAATCATGACGACGAGGATCGCCCCGA containing:
- a CDS encoding exosortase/archaeosortase family protein — translated: MRRPDRGVIRFFLWLALAISISSTLYLGQLVSFFGLLDGKLDETFGSSFPAIPFVALLAVLFIVRWYEFHGILQREEGLSGSRGTRLVGLALILLPLPFSPFTARYLELSAATLIMSFYGASLVINPRTRKFLLPYAALYLVGVTAPSGIQYAFGEPLAGLSTSLTALLVNLSGIPVAWQGTQFELISRSGEVVSGTITAGCSSILSVTTFLGLLGLMHFDLRKDKASTLKTGVVGVLVLVFLNSVRIGILLWAGYDGGSEALWGLHNWIGYAIFLGFYVAVLVVYSRMGSPTLYRHEAKAGRLNPGRPS
- a CDS encoding YncE family protein, with product MRTGSPARSKGSKTVQLGLGAILVVMIGFALVPAAQAAVTFSVTTTVNVGITPVSIAVNPTLGRYYVLNQADDTLYVFDTATNSLQANLTVGSSATGVAVNPSNGMVYVAQSDGNSIAVFDSSNAFVTNVTVGTSPSAVAVNPSTGNVYVANYLIGTVSVVDSTNTAVATVSVGDSPDSIAVNPTTGMVYVADAGSDRIDVIDGTTNSLVGNISAPTPASLAINPAGGILYSVDGVATLAVIDTLSNKITANITVADTPNGVAFNSQTKRVYLVNNGADSVTILDATTNSVLATVTVGAEPDAIGVDTSANGAAYAANMNDASVSVIKEGAVVTTSTSTTSTSTTAQTSTTGTGTTPGGIPEFPMGLTFIILATMVIVASYVLVRRVAIPRL
- a CDS encoding YncE family protein; its protein translation is MTLALIMGVYLTSSFEAHALPTLVATVHVGHRPVSIAVDPISSVIYVANSADGTVTVISAATDKVIATVQVGANPVAIAVNPSIHMVYVVSENDSFVSVIRGSNNKVVGNLTVGTNPVAVAVDPGSRRVYVVNRDDNDVSVISGTNYTELFTIPVGRSPDAIAVNSVTGALYVVSPRDRMLSVIRGTTYTSAANVSLGRGPNSVVVNPANGNVYVVNGADDTLSVFGGTSYQSIANLTTGYSPSSVDVDRVDGLVYVANSDNGSVSVFKEKSWGSIANLTVGGSPAEVTVDHYTGFAYVANIDNDTISVIRDLPARTSTSTTSRATTISNTQVITTSTTASAVEEAPAQFPTPGMLLALALILFFLLLAAIAYRLRHRRLRKPPQEDPRNLTAT